The DNA window ttagtatcgatcactaatcacccgctgatagttattttaaatatatttcatgtacagaattgacctctctacagatttattataagtatagataatacacataatatattaccattTCAAcgcatgcgaagctggggcggggcgctagttttattataaaacagttttatttagcttgacttgtttgtttatttagttttaatagcgtttttaataaaaatacaggttTTGTAATGAGCACGTTTTTCGGACTATGCTATAAAGCTAAAACTTGAACTCTTCAACACAAAGTACTTACCAGCACCCGTGCGTCAAAGTTGAAGAGCCATCACACCACCACAGATGCCAGTAGcggcccagttgggctgatgcctgatccggagctgcggactacctagcgggtttaccggggctccgactcgaaaggcaggagtaggaacgggctggtttttagtcagtaatagtctaacagtaacactccctcccgcatcgcccaaggcgggagaagtcattggatgattttccccctcaaaaaaaaagtacttaccAGTATACATACTAATTCAACATTTGCAATAAACATTTCAAAGATATCTTAACAGCTCTAGAACCCTCATTTAGCTTCACGATCATAATACAATTACTCAACAGCAAGCTTCAGatacttttaacatttttaatttctattaatattcAGTCAATACTTAATGCATcattatgataatttaataCGACATCGCTTAATGAGTGTTTAAGCCCAAGTGTcaccgtcaacaaaaaaaagataattggATGGCAACACCGTGATTCAAACGATAAACAGATTACAAAAACGTTACGGCACTCGAAATATTCAAGCGATGTCAAAAACTCGGACAGTAGAATGaaacggtaataaaaataatgttgaatgtCGAATACTACAGATACTTGGAAAAGTGTCGGGCATTTAAAAACTAGTACATTTCAGTCGAGCAATTCATTTCTCtgccattaaaaatatacagaaaaaaTGTTGTTAAGTGTTGCCGCGTTCTTGTTGCTTTTTGctcaatataattgttttttaattttaccccGTCATAATTATACAAAGGATGTTTCATATCCTTTAAGGCCTGCGAACGTCGGAAAGGTTCCACTTTATTATGATTGGAGATATAACAACGGCGTTTCACCTGTTAAGAATCAGTTGCATTGTGCAGCATGTTGGGCTTTTAGTGTtgttggtaaaatattttttgattttactCTTTTATTGTCGCACTCggagacattaaatgattacttaacctatTCCTTGGTAATGACGTATCAAAATCGATTGCTAAGCAATGCCATTTAATGATTagtacttaaagtattccttggtaacgattttgttcgaataacaattgctaaggactgggtaaagtacctaactgacggactaaatagattttgaattttcttaCCCCGATGATTATTTTACAACGTCagacatgtatttattattttctcagcAATTAAGTTCACGATCACTCGAGACAAAATCAAAGTATCTGTATCGGTTAGACGAAAATATTAAATGGAGAATTATATacattattctttttataaaggtttatttatttgctttgaaactgagtacattttctttaatattttttacagcaAACATTGAAAGTCACCGCAAGATTTACTTAAAAGCAGACGATATTCTGTCAGAGCAGTTTCTAATTGACTGCGATGATGCACAGGAGGGATGTGAATACGGACAGCTGCTCCAGGCGTTTGGGTAAGTTGTAGCTGTGTGACGATACTATGTCTACGATGACGATACTataagtgttggagagccatgcttcggcacgaatgggccggctcaaccggagtgataccacggcctcaccgaaaaccgacgtgaaacaacagttgcgttgtgtttaatttttattctctttccaatccccgattccccaacaacccctaaattcctaacccccaaaagaccggcaacgcacttgtaacgcctctggtgtttcaagtgtccatgggcggtggcgattgcttaccatcaagtgatacgtctgctcgtttaacctCTGTCGGTCTCGGTAGGTTAAAACTAACCCTcctaaatatttagttattttttcagTTTCAATGTTCAGCCACTAAAACTGACTTAGAATATCAAACGGAGAATCTGACACATGGCATTTTTCGATTAAGCTAATTAACTCGATATTTTTTAGGGATATAGTAGCAGTATTTGGTGGAGTGCTTCGCGATGTAGATTACCTTGAGTATTATGATAGAAAGGGGGAATGTCAATGGTATCCATCAAAAGGCGACTCCTCTATCAGCGTGTCTCATAGTCCACGCCCAGTACCTGTGATAGGGTTCCGAAGAGTCGAACCTAACGAAGAAGTAATGGCGGCTTACCTCTACAAATATGGTCCTCTAAGTGCAGGTACgttggattttatttaaatattttcttgaattactccaatttttattttctaaacttcACAACCACCTTACTTAACtttttcatagatttttttttgtgtctcaTGTTAAGTTAGACTAATCACTAAAGTTAATTGAAATAACCTTGAATGTAGTCTTGTTTATCAGTAATAACTAAGTGAAGGTCAAATcgataaattaagttatttattgtatatacaATATGCATTTCAAGATAACGTCAAGGATAAGTaagtaccataaaaaataacttcaacaATACGATACGATCGAGTAGGTACTATAAAAGGCGGGCATatattcaatataatttatattactttGTGAGACTCATTATGTCTTATGTGGCTAGCAATTcaatatgtttgttttaaacacaacatttttagttttatccaCAATATACTAGTAAAAAATCGAAAATGATATgtactacataaataaataattgtgctaaaaaaatattttttctttctttacatcaaaaaaaatatggtgCAGTGGAGCCGCCGCACCACTTGGTGACACTGCCGTGCCACTTCAATATTAATCAttcgtaatgttttttttttttattatttcagcaATAAATTCGGAGTCCATGGACAGATACACATATGGTATAGACGAACCAACACTCGACAACTGTAATCCTAATAAGTTAAACCACGCTGTCTTGATCGTCGGATACAATGTGTATGGTTAGTATTCATTTTCTTGCTACATCAACTGCCCGTGAAGTACATTACTGGACAAGGATCCTactcttttttttatgggacaagcccgccacaacctcccacactgctgcaacttctgtaagccatgatctacagtagatacaaccatgaaaacaccggaacattgaagtccggcgcgtcccagggacatgaatgactcaCTGTTTGACTTGTTAGAttccgcaacgaaattaatcagaagatattattagaggagaagaaaaaggaTCCTACTCTACatacttaaaacaatttaattcttGGCCGATGGGTTAGAAACCGCTGCTTAAAAGTTCAGATGGACTAATATAATAGGCAAGCGTCACCGACTGTTATGTTATCGCTTACCAGATTATCagattacatattttaaattattatcgcTTAGTAGGGATGTTCAATCGCCGagctacatttttttatgggcTATACCGGCAATCtagcagacagatcacttgatggtacgcaatcggcgccgcccatggacacttgaaacaccagaggcgttacaagtgcgatgctggccttttgggggttaggaatttaagggttgttggggaatcgggaattattgggaaggggagaattgggcctccggtaacctcacgcacacaacgaaacacaacgcaagcgttgtttaacgtcagttttcggtaaggccgtggtatcactccggtcgagccggcccattcgtgccgaagcatggctctcccacacttacccACTTACCACTTCCacacttaattaattacattgagCGTTTGTTTACAGTATCCGAGACTGGTGAGTCAACCCCGTACtggataataaagaactcaTGGGGTACAGAGTGGGGAGACAATGGCTACTACTACTTGGTGCGCGGAACCAACGCATGCGGCATCGCCAGTGACGTATCATTCGCTTTCGTCGCATAAGAAGTACTTATGAAGTCAACATGGATTTGGATAGATTGATAACAGAAAGCtatgtaaaatgaatatttattgttaaatatactactttttaaataaaaatatgttaaataaacaatttacgaaagtatgcaatttttattaaagctagtacaaatacttttttacaaACGCTGTTTACTTGTTACAGACAATTCAGACACTCTTTACTATTTGCaaacaatatacctatattCAAACAAGAGATTTTGAATTAGATTATCGTGTCAAGAAAATCATTATTGAGGTTTCATTTTAGAAAAATCAGTTTCTTCTCTGTTATTTAATATCCCCTTAATGCCCCTCATACATAGACATCACAACAATACTgccaaaaaaatattccactaaACATCTAAGTGCATCTGCACTAACACCTTCAATggataaactttaataaatccCAACCTAGGATCAACTTATCAAACTCAGATTTTGACCCTAAGTTAATACAATTTGAAGGGTCGTTGGTCACTGACGTCAAACATATTTTGATTGCGACCCGCTACCAATAAAGTTTCATAATAAGATAATCTGCAGATCGGGTGATATGAAGGTGGTTTACTTTGATATTGGATTAATATAGATGTTAGATAAGGGCTACTATTCTTAAGGGAAttgtagtaaaattaaattgtttatatcGACTTGCCGAAAGGAGaacctctttttctttttttcgatTAACAAGACATTGGACGAAATCGATTTTACTTTTCGCATTTCGTTTTATCCGTTTCGTCATTCTCAAATGATTATTTATGAATGTATGgcaaattattattcatatagTCTTCTTTGgtttaataaagaaaactcACTTTCTTCACATTTCTAGGAACTTTCctatttaaataatcataacTAAGTTAATTATGTATCTAATTGTCGATATTAATTTGGTATGAATGTGTCCCACAGACTCTTTATTGCCAAACATTTTACTTATCAGCTCCATTGAACAACCTACTTCCATTCATCCATAATGTAAagcaattttaattacataataacttgaatactatacagagtgtaaacgctacaattatttgttgtttttatcattttaatcgtTTTAGATTTCGTATTATTCATACAACATCAGCTTTAAACAGTTGAAATAAATCGTGTTCGCTTTACACCCTGTACgttacttcaaataaaaataaacgaagcAAAGCAAACTGAAACGtagcacaataaaaataaaatacaactttaATTAAGCGTTGAACAAGTCAAGGAAAGTGTATGAACAACACACCTCACTTATTCAACGAAACATTATGAATAACACagatttgtaataaaaacaaagaaactttaatACGAACAAAGTTCACAACAACATTCTGTTGTTTAAAACTCACtgaagaattttatatgaaacaatAAAGTCCGCTGCGGTGGAGTAGAATTCGCGAGACGTTTCGTGTCAGACTGTTTTAGATTACTTACATAGATAATGTTTCTCTTTTCATTATTTGAAGGCAAGCAGAGGTCACATTATACAATACTAAACACATGTATTGCGTCTGAGCCCATCCCTCAATAGCAACATGTGATACACCGTTGGATAGGGCTTTTTAAATGGAACAATAGTTGCTAATATACCTTTGGTCAAATGTTAGTATGTTCAGAGTTACGACGTCTTACGTGGCGTGATTGAATAATAAACATACGTACACAAACACAAGAACATATAAACTCACAaagttttgcatttataatattaagtaagaagGCCAAACAATAGTTTTCATACACCTTTTTTTGATGACGTGAGGAAATCTTCAAACGGCGCATAGCTTTTTGGGgttaaaagactagggagtgtgggatttttatctcactaaaaccaccccggtggccaccaacAACCCTTTTAAGGGGCGCCGAGTCCTCTTAGTATGCCTGCTCCGGAGACCCAGGGTGCAACACTTGTTACGCCACATTTCTAAGGAGACTTGCATCTCCGATTAGCCTcactgtgcaagttgcacggcagcacgtggccactgtgccaccgtcttccctgaaTGCCCTGGGTGGACGCCTAGAGGCCACACTCTATGCGCCCGTGTCCCCATAGAAGTTTTCATACACTAACCAAGCTAATTCTAATAAAATGGAAGCTAAATAACCAGACACTTGTGTTGCCGTTCAAAAATCTTAAAGAGAAGTCGGGGTCATTGATTTTTCGTAATATATTCAGTTATTTCACATTAAATCAatgttatgtattaaaataccaTAGAAATGTATAGGAAGTCCTACATTATGAAGgcacataatgttttataacacgGGGTAACGACATTTTAACATATGCTTTCCAGTTTTTACGTTTATATATTACAAATTATGTTGTACTTATGCTATTCTGTAAACGTACTCAGACATTCTTGCAACTTACTCACAACAACTTGGCACTTCTCTGTGCCTCTTTTCTCCTTTGCGTCCTCCTCCCGGCGTGTCCTCCTCAGTCCTAGCTGCCTCGGGTCCAAGAGGCAGCTTAAGACTTCAGCTCCAGTTCTGGCTGCCTCAGCACCGAGAGTCAGTTCCAGGCTCCAGGTCACTCAGCTCCTCCTCCAACTCTGAGGCTAACAAGCACCAGTTCAAGAAGCTGATCTGGACAGCATTCTGTCCACCGTCCAGTATTTTGCAAGGGTGCTGTCACTCCCGATACTAGTGCGTGCAAAAATACTCTAGGTAGTGATGCAATCCAGCTCGAAGCACCATGAACAATGTCAGAGGATCGGTCTCAGATGGATTTAGAGATACACAAACACCACTAGATACTTGCACTcactattttttgtttcttcacTTACCCGCTAGGGGCGTTGCTTGTAATCTCATCGAAGTCAAATTGACGCTAAACCTAAATAAATTgaggtaacgaaaccatagcgcgatctatctcGATACCAACACCATCTATCGAGCGCCGCGTCaactttgaataataataatatttttagtacggTATAAATGTTGATCGCGCTATGATTCTGTTACTGCTCCGAACACCCACTTCATAAAATTTCATATATATAATCAGTGATGTATATATTATGAACCATTCAAAAAGTTTTTGTGTATAATTCACATCGTTCTTATATGATCCCGGAAACAGAAATACGCACAACGATAAGGAggttttgttatattaattggTATAAAACTTTGCAAATACTGCAGGAACTCTCTGAAAGGACATATCTTGAATTACGGCTAGTGAGCAACAATAGAATCGTCCACTGTTACACGGGATTGATGACTAAGTTTTAGgaatgtttttatggtataagctggtaaacgagcatacggatcaccgccatcatggtaagcaatcgtcgccgcccatgcacacccgaaacaccagaggcgttacaaaggcgttgccggccttttgggggttaggaatttaagggttgttggtaaatcggggattgggaagattagggaggagagtaattgggcctccggtaacctcacccacacaatgaaacacaacgcatgcgttgtttcacgctgattttctgtgaggccgtggtcgtgctcaagcatgactctcccacacttaaattaatcttagaaagtacatataactcagaaatagtcacattagtacttgccggtGGTTCTGCACCCATGCATGAAGaacgggtgtcttaaacctcagTCCACCACGACATTATCACATTAATAAAACCTAAACAATAATCTCTCCATTagatctaataataaaataactatttatcaTAACGAAAcgtttcgaaaacaattaaGTAAGACGATACATTACTTAGTAATAATCTCATACAATACTTCGGATCGCAGACTCGACGGCACGTATTTTTTCATCAAGCAGAGAACGTAACTCCTAATAAAcattataaggaaaataataacgaacaaattacttataaaaacgAGAATGTATATGAAGACTTTACTGAATAGACAATAGGTACATGAGTTAATCTCGCCTTAGTTAGTACAGGAGCTGTCTTCTTGTGGTTGTGATATTAatgattatatttcattttgtgaGCTGATTATTAGTCTGAAACCTAGTGTTTAGCTAATGCCTAATGTTTATGTGTAAACTTACATTGTGTACACTTTGTATACGAAGCGTAATGATGTTTGTTTGACCTTTTTCAATatctaaataacaatatttagtcGTTGATTACACTCTATTTTGAAGGAAGTATGTCCAATTCcagaatgataataaaatagtacCGTTTACAGCCGTTTatgactacttaaactattacttagtgacaattttgttccgaaaacaattgctaaacgctgggttaagtaatcattaaatgtctttgagtacttCAGTTAAACACTACACAATTTACATGtgcagaaaaaaaatactactacgAAACATGCAAGCACTGcacaaattttaattagtaggtaggtactgtccTGGTGCTCGCTCTATACATGATTTTAAGTTACATATAAAAGGACCAGACCAGTGGCTGACAAAGTAAAAGCGTAGAAAAGTTAagatactacgttgctgtggatgcgtttggcttccatcaatcatattcattggtacatatagcatagcactggtggaaacggactcagctaagctatgttttttatatgaaaagatgcgtactatggatgtgtactatgTGTGTGTATAGCTTCCCTACTTTCGACACATCACAtactgcgcatcttactcgcacagctacataggtACCTTAGTATCAGTAAAAActgtcacataatttcacagcttagctacagATATAGCTAAGCTACGAGTATCCAAAGCAGATAGCTAAGCTAGATTAATAGCATATAACTATGTGCTATATgtctctggcggaaaagcaaccttatagCTGCAATGTCTATCACAAAAAGAACCGTTTAATCATTAAAACGAGGCTCTTAAACGTCTCAGAAAAACATTGATActcttatatttttgttttaaatgagcAGTGTTAATTAAATCTCGTTGTCTGATCTCATTGCGGCTGATCTCAGCCCAACCTTTTTGTCTGTTAACGAATTATGTCATACAATgttcttttattctttgttgcttgttgtatattttttttaaacgattaaACCAAAATTGTGGTggtttgtttttgcttttttattatatttactgccggtaaacgagtagacggatcacttgatggtaagcaatcgccgcccatggacacccgaataTATAAAGCTTTGTTTGTCTGAACGCTcttatctccgaaactactggttcgatttcaATAATTCGTTTTGTGTTGCATattgtatttatcgaggaaggctataagctacAAAACATCATGCTACAGAGTGAGTGAAACAGCGCTAGATTAGCtagtataaatttaaaaattaatcatagaatgtgttgctaagcgcaaatctcgagaacggctgaaccgattatCGCTGATTCATTTTTATGTCGGGTTTGTTATTATTAGGAGAAAATTCCTATGTtcgaaagaaataataaatatgcgCCAAAAATCCAAGTTTACAGTTcaccgagttatatgtatgtgcatcaaataattatattattaaatctgTATGGACATATCAAtgttcaaattttaataataataatttgaattagtTCTGCTCTCTGACTCACTAATATAATAAACCGACTTAATTAGCTCACTGATGTGgaaacaattataaataatggTATTTACCAGTGTGGGTTTTAATGAACTAATCATTTCGACCAGTACCTAATTGCActgatttttaaccgacttcaaaaacagGAAGTTtgatgtacctatgtatgaatgtttgtacgcaattatcttgcgtttggctgaactaATTTTGATATGGTTTTCGGCATAGcatttttcaaacttaggaTAACATGTCCAACTTATTACACATTTCGCTTATTATTAGAACCCtatttttgatggtataagtaattattatttatataattatttttatttatccagCCACTATAGACATTATAATCACTGAACGAAGAAAACAAATCTTCTAccatagaaatataaattaccTAAGAAAAATCTTTCACCAAATTCTTGATTAATAGacacataaaaaacattttcctccAAAAACAATAATCAAACCGAATTTCATAAAATCCGTTCAAAACTTATTCGCAACCGAAACCGCACCAATTTACATTGTgaacttaaaacttttaaaccTCTCACCTCACAAATACCTTTGGAACTGTAAACCGTGGCgttataataagaaaattgttatttaccCAAGATCTGGTACTCTTTCGTAACTCTCAACTTTTCAATCAGTACACTATAATGTGGTTGGCTTGTTCCTTCTACTGGCTTTTCAACTCGACCGCGCACTCTCCCGCTCGCAATAATTCCACTGAAACTCACAATTACAAAGTGAGTAATTTCAGTCAAGTTCACTTTGGCACTCGACTAAGTAAAAGCAAGTAAATGGGTTTAATCAAGAGAAATTGAAATTCCGTCATAATATTTAAGTGGCAGCTTGTTTCTTAATACGTTGGAACTAAAGTTTACTGTTTGCCTTTTATTGTTCAACTTATTATAGTTTCTTGGTTACTATTATCATGAAATGTATACGTTTAAAtacatatgttattttttttatttttatagtttgactgtacggttgatAAGCAACTGGAGGCCGTGAAACGAGTCGCGAGTTCGATTACCGAACGACGCAACTCTTTGTGgcaaccacaaattgttgcttcaaTCGAACCCGCTCTGGGATGTGTATGTgaaacatataatatgtatgtttgtaaacgcacccacaacacagggaaaaatcctagtatatggcaatgataagaaaatattttatacttaaagcCAGTTGTATGTTGTACAAAATCTTTCAACAAAACAGTAATAACTCCTTCACTTACTTTGATCTTAATCTTTTAATCAAACCTAAGTCAAAAGACgtgatttattttagtttaattaatccAAATACTGAAGAACCTTCTTTGAagccttaataaaaataatcgtcTGCCAGTAATCGTGAaaccgaaatatttttttattttcttacggaaacaagtaCTTTCGAAGATTATGATTATATAgatattgatttgaaatctCACGTGACGtgacttctaggtacatttaaacgtagaaatgacgtatatTTCCACTATACTTtgttcgttttatctaagtattgttgtcttatatgacaaaataaaaaaaatatgtgtctaatattttttcgttacctaactgacagactaaatagatttttaattttcatgccccgtcatcatccctattgtaccCTTCTTTACTCAACCAAAAAACAGTCTATACCTAAACATTGTATAAGTTTAAATAGTTTCAAACGAATtgcgaataaaatataatgaacgTTAGTAATATATTCGTCTGCACAGCTCTGCAACCTCAAAGGGAGGTTATTAGCATTTGTCACCCTTCCATCGCTGAGGAGACATTTTCTAGGAATTTAATAATAGATTTATATCAGAAGCATTTATATTAGTCGTATAATCTTTTACAGTTCAACGAAATGTTTTCTTAGAAATAGTTACAGTATTGTTAGTgaactttgtattttaaaataatacgacTGTCTCGTTATTCGATTGTTTCTTAAGGTAATGCCATATAATAAACTGACTTCTGTCATCGGCTTTGCCCgcattcctgtgggataaaaagtaacttatgtgttattccagagtataatctatccctgttacAATTTTCatgccgatcccttcagccgctTTGACGTGAAGAAGTcataaactaacaaaaatacatacaaacattcgcatttataaggGTAGTGGGCTTGCTTTTGAGTATTGAGCGTATACTAGACACTATTTCAATCCagagctgcgtactacctagcaggtttaccggggctccggctcgaaatgcaggagtaggaacgggtggttttaaTTCAGTAAGAGTACGACACTCCCCCTTgcttcgcccaagacgggaaaaaatttaatgatttttgcccttttaaaaaaataatcaaaactttATACGCTCTTTGAAATAGCTCAAAGAACGTGTAAAGTTTGactaagattaaaaaaaatggaaaatcgCTAGTCGGCCACTAGGGATCTCTCTCGACCATTGaagcaatttaataaaaaaaagtcaaaagtcaaagcatttatttcaattaatccttaattaggcactttttaaatgtcaaattgaattgtccgtcagtctgtctgtcagtgaagccaCGTAATATGGaaaattttcattacatttacCAATAACACTACTAACAAATCCCAGAACACAataattc is part of the Spodoptera frugiperda isolate SF20-4 chromosome 30, AGI-APGP_CSIRO_Sfru_2.0, whole genome shotgun sequence genome and encodes:
- the LOC118270145 gene encoding cysteine proteinase 1-like, with product MLLSVAAFLLLFAQYNCFLILPRHNYTKDVSYPLRPANVGKVPLYYDWRYNNGVSPVKNQLHCAACWAFSVVANIESHRKIYLKADDILSEQFLIDCDDAQEGCEYGQLLQAFGDIVAVFGGVLRDVDYLEYYDRKGECQWYPSKGDSSISVSHSPRPVPVIGFRRVEPNEEVMAAYLYKYGPLSAAINSESMDRYTYGIDEPTLDNCNPNKLNHAVLIVGYNVYVSETGESTPYWIIKNSWGTEWGDNGYYYLVRGTNACGIASDVSFAFVA